ttctatctatttgggccatactagtcacttcataacctgcaaaacagtacatatacaatatataccattcacccattcattatcatgaatggcccacttagctggttagtaaaacacattatgcatcacgtaaacatttgcagcaattaatcaagggcaccaataatctaccaattattcagtccttattaattctaatcaagttgttttaaccttaaggatttgtagacctaatcaagagtttatgactaaaagcgctcccacttaaaccaataaattcatatgctttactaattttaaacataaaaatgtatttctagtctaaccggaaacatacaaatttaattaaaatttaaagctcatataaatttataattgaatccaaaagtttaatttaatttcagtcgttatttaaattaattcatgattttaattttagtaaaataattagaataaataaaatttattataattacaatattcaaaattaaaatcctagaaaataatttaaattattaattttaaaattaattaaaattacgtgaactgaaattttcaaattaaacattcaaaacgatctaatcgtaacgcaaacaccctacgcattgcacgcccatgggccgcacgcacacagccatcgctggccatgtgcgcgcagcccatgcgctcgtcgcatagctgctgcatctccatcgcaagccatcgcacgctgtggtgcttgctgcgcgcgcgccagcgctcgtcgcacgcgagccatcgctcgcagtgcgcgcgagccatcactcgctgggcgcgcgacatcgctcgctgtgcgcgcgcgacatcgctcgctgggcgcgtgacatcgctcgctgggcgcgcgacatcgctcgctgtgcgcgcgagccatcgctcgctgtgcgcgcgagcaacgctgggcgcagcgctcgtggcacgcgagcttgcgctcgctgcgcgcgaggctgcgcgctcttgcgcgaggctgcgcgctcttgcgcgaggcagtgcgcgttgtggcgcagctcgcttgctgcccacacgcgactgccttggctcgcccttcgcccatgcccattcgtccattgctcgtggcccacgacacaaggcagggctgctgccttgtgctcgtgcactacgcccttgctcattgcattcgtgccgcacgggcgacgagctcccttgctcgtcgtcgcatgcccgcattatacaacaccccttaagggttacatgaagcgtccattgctttgtgcgtgcaagttatatgaacgaattgcataaaaaatttaaaatttataaaattaatgacaaattaataaatattattaatttcataattttagggcgaaaaatcgaaaatttattatcctattgatttccgattgttatggattcaagtctaggtcataaaaatttaaaatttatcataaatttacaatttttatggtggtttttaatcataggtttctaattaaattacaattaattatgaaaatcaaattaattctaaattattctaattttcaacaaattaatcataattacaaattagattgcataattaacaagactaggcattcaaacttgttaaacatatgcagtaggtcaatcaaaaattcaagatttatcaacaagaatcgcaaatatttaatttaacatcttaaatttacgaaattttgcattcgaaaaactaaaaccttcgaaaagtcatagttaggcttcgaatttgagaattctgggttcggcagaaaaacactatttttgtcaaacttttagaatgccttttacatgcggaattgacacaaaaatcactcgatttggatgagtaacgaagaaactgccgaaaaactgcgtacgtataattaaataaacgcaatttgcaattaattaacaattacgaaaattaatcaccccttttaattcttgcaaatttgtaatatttaaccatgttcatgcaatttagattatgaaaataataaggggctcgtgataccactgttaggttatgatacatatgatattacataaatcatgcggaaacaaccattaacccaggattacatattatttacacataatcatatagcataatttagatgcatactctttgttgcgtgccctccctagctgcgcccgaaccgaacaagaacaagtctttaggactccaagtgtcgtccctccgtagatagtccacagcacgtccggatccgccttaagattgaccaactagaatcgcccttaaggtactagaattttcggcacttttgagcaagatgtgtggctgaatttttctctcaaaaactcactttgaatactttgaaaactcgttgtaaattgtgaacccaggccacatatttatagggttatggaaagggaattggaatcctattcagatacaaattaattaaacctagaatcctacaagaactctaatttaattaatttatcaaatagaattaggaatttaatcattaaccgaactctgcacgttttaggaaacgtgcacgaacacaaacacttacacacgcacacacggcagccacgatgggccgcccatgcgtgcgcacgagaagcagcccacgcagcgaggcctgcgcgagctgcaagcccacgcagctcccgcgcgtgctgcgcgcgctgtgcgcgctgccacggcctgctgggcctggccttgcgctgggcctggcgtggctgtttgtgcggcgcgcttggcttgctgggcgatggcctggcttcgtgctgggccctcgtccggcaggcctcgtccgatgcttattcgtacgatacgcttccgattaaatttccgattccggaattcatttccgatacgaacaatatttaacatttccgattccggaattaatttccgtttcgaacaaatatttaatatttccgtttccggaattattttccgattccggtaatatttccgattctgacaatatttccgtttccggcaatatttccgattctggtaatatttccatttccgataatattttccgatacgtaccatgtttccgtttccggcaacatctacgacttggataatatttatatttccgatacgatccatatttccgtttccggcaatatcatcgtttccggagtattcatttcttgcctgtgacgatctcagctcccactgaaaccaagatccatcgattccgaatatccatagatagagtatttaatgccattaaatacttgatccgtttacgtactatttgtgtgaccctacgggttcagtcaagagtaagctgtggattaatatcattaattccacttgaactgaagcggcctctagctaggcattcagctcacttgatctcactgaattattaacttgttaattaatactgaaccgcatttattagacttaacatagaatgcatacttggaccaagggcattatttccttcaagaccCACTTGGTCTAAACCAAGCCTCCAAAACTTAGCAGGACACATGTCCTGATCTTGCATAACActcaatcatgcaggaccaactcccgagaaaccctagcactataaatagtgcagatccctaggtaaaaggcaaTCAATTCGTTCCCACCAACCTaagaactatctttgctctgccttctctctacaaattacttatctctctagcttatacttacttaagcatcggagggaatattcctacgggaatattcttgttttgcaggttgccagaagttcgtgtcaggtcatacttgatacctccgaggaacgcgtgccacgtcagcaccgtaaaagatcccacaacaacaCTAGTTAAAACTGATACTATatgaaatttttaataaaaagtacgTAAATATTCTAAAAATATACATTGAAATGAACCTAGAAGATCCTACATTCCTACTCCAATACATGGTTATATTATTTAAAGTATAAATTACTGATAATTCATTGTCAAACTTTTTAACGTTTGATTCAAAACTTACAACGGGGCAATTTTTTAGGTACAAAAGTAGTAGTACGGAGTATGTTACAATGTTACTAGTCTAGTAGTCTTACTATAAAGTGTTTCTTCTCTCCCTCAGCTTTTTACTCTATACATTCAATTCCAAAATTGCATTCATTATTTTAATACCTAATTACGATGTATACAATTTTAGAAATTAACGGATGGCCCGAGCAAAAATGATTCATCAATAATAAccattgttttgttttgtttagtTAATAGCGAATTGTGGTTACACTTGAccggtttatgaattttaattagTTAGAAAGTCCTTTTATTTTTTGCGAAATTTTGTGGCTTTATTATCTTATTATGTGTAACCAGTTTATTATTTATGGCagtttcaaaataaaattttaatcatGCATGGTTTcctcgaaaaataaaaaatagttaTGGTACGTTGCTTGATTGAAATTTTTGGACCCCCAATCCAAAATTCCTGGATTCGCCCATGTTGCTCATCTAAACAGATAACTAACTAAAAAGCTAATTTTCACGACCTAACTAACAAACAAAACCTGAGAACACTTGATCCTCCAATCACATTTACCTTCACCACTCTTCCTAATTAACATCATAACCAAGATCACTAACCAAAGAAAAACTACTCCAAAGTTCAAATACCACACTTTGGAGGAGGAGAGGACACTTATCCTCAACACCCTCAGCCTAGAATCTAATTTCAGCCCTTCTGCTCCCTCCATAACCACCTAGCATACCCAACAAAAAaccacaaaaaaataaaaaaaccttAAAACGTACTCTGCTAACAAACAAGACAACTACCCACCAAGACCCCTACATACTAGACAAAGTAGCCATGGATTTTCACATGCTCCAAAATAAAACTAACACGAAATAAACAAACCAAATAAGCAACTTTTTACCTAATgttaaaactaaacaaaaacaaataaaacaaaccaaaccaaacaccAAAAGACTAAGCCAACCAAACACCCAAAATCTAAGCCAACAGGGGAGATACACAACAAATCAAAGAAACCCGAATTCGGCCAAACAATCCCAAAACATAAACCTTTAACTaatctttacctttaccgtcaaGATTGGGGTGGTCCAAGACTACAAAACAACGGCGATTAAAACTAacctttacctttaccgtcaaGATTGGGTTATCTAACACTGCTAGACGGTGGTGATTAGTAAAACTTCGGAATTAAATAAGCCAAAAAAACCCAGAAATCATATCACAACCCCTAAACTTGCACTTTCGTATCCCAAAAtagaaaccctaaccctaaacttTACTTTTACCGGCGAATTATCGACGACGTCGTCGAGGGAAGATCTGGAAATAGGGTGACCAAGGGTGATGACAAATTGATTTGATACGAAACCTCCCTGCTTGGAATTTGGAGTCGGCTATTACACCAAGACAAATCCGGCGAGAAGAGATGAAACACTAAGAGGGATTTGAAGCTTTCTTTAGAGGGAAACTTGGTACCTTCTTCTCTACTTCTTCGCCGGCGAAATAGCTCACGAAACTAAATTTTAGATCTGAAATTGAGAGGTAAAGACTCCTATACTAGAGACTACGAGGAAGAGGCTCGCTGGTAGGTAGCCTGAGAAGCACCTAGCGACCGGCGAGCTCCTTGATGGCGGCGGCGGAGAGGAAGATGAAAGGGTTTCCTTAGGGGTTAGGtttttgatgagagagaaagttttaaaaataaatgttTTTGTCTAGGGACGTAATGAAAAACACTTTGTGGATCAACATGCGTATGTTTATTACAGTAAATAAATTGAACAATAATTAATAAGGAGTGGATTATAAGTAGTAAGATAAATATCATACTTTAAACAAACAAAAACTTATGAAAAACGCCTATAAAATCAGCCAAAGTAAGCCATCCTATCACGACAACTTTTAGTCAAACAAGACCATTTTATTAGTACGAAGTACATAGGCACATACTACTCCGTTCCTTTTTCATCTTTACATTTGTTATCATGCATGTGATTGAAAGAGCCTTTTGTTTTGGGGTTTTAAGAAAGGGAAAGACAATCAACTACCATTACTcccttttttgttgtttttcagGTCAATTTAATCATTACCTTACCCCAAGGTTTTCCCAGCTTTCCCCTAGATTGAGTCCCCACCCTCCCCTAAGGAATCAACCCAACCACCCAAACTCCTGGACAAACTTAACCACCACTTTGACCATACTTGACCATCCCATTACACCACACCACCACCATACTATTGCATGACCCACTATCCAAATTTTCAGAACCGCTCCAACCACTGACCAACCACCAAGGTCACCCCCACCTAAACCTTCAACCATGAACCACCACCGAAACCACCCACACCACCCAAATTTCATCCAACCTCCTCAAAACCAAACCACCACCGAAGTCCACCCAATCTCCTCAAAACTAACCTTCCCCACCCGTAAATCCAATCGAACCCCTCCAAAACTACCACCCCACCACCAAAATCACCCTCCCAAACACCCCAAACAAACCCTAACTTTGCCAAACACCCACCCACTACTCCAAAAACAACTATAATTACTTAAAAATTATACCACCTACCTTAAAAACAACCTCATGAGAGAGAGGTATAAAAGGGGAGGGCGGCGACTGCAGAGGAGCTATAGATCAATGACGGAGGGGCAACAAAGAGCCCGACATAATAGGCGGCGATAAAGGACAAGGTCAGTGGCGGTTGCATGTTTGATGGAAGGGTGGTGGGGGTTGTACTTGGGGTTTCCTTTTGAttcttgtatactccctccgtctcagaATAGTTGTTACCCTCTCCTGGGCACATAGTGTAATGCGATAAATAGTagtgtggttatcaattgttattcacaaattcttatttacaaagggtgtataataattattgtacaccagagtaaaagttaactcaaaatgcttaaaagttaagcttatatatgtaaaagttatctattttttagtgataaattttttcattttagtaaaacttatttcttcaaaatcactaataatgtataacattaatcatttaaccctttaaaatgtttatctatcaacttttttttactaatataaaagttaatcaaaactaggttaaagttacaaaaaaataggtaaaagttatcttggtgtacaataaatttattgtataccttGCGCACGCAAAACCTTttgattgttattttattgaaaaagtagatgtgataggagttagtggggtatttttttaattcaatgaGAGAGGGTGCGGGGACAAAAacaaatttagtgggaagagagacaaTATTATAATTGTaaggtcattcctaatttagaagtgtaacaactaatttgggacggacgacaaaggaaagtgtaacaactaatctgggacgaagggagtaataCAAACTTATAAAAATTGAGGGTTTTCCTTTCCGgtctttctctttccctttccctttccctttccctttccctttggTGAACCAAAGGCCCCCTAAAGGGTATTTATCTTCCTAGGATTATGTCAAGAACATACACTCATTTTTACTACTAATAAAGCCGAGTTACAGTGCTTCAAAATACCAGTAGGTCTGAATTTTAACTGCTAGCTTCATACTTGGGCTAGAAGCACGAAAAAAATCTTCTAACAAATACTAAGATAAGGCGAAATAACAATGATTACGCTACATCTACAGAAGAAAATACATAATAGCTCGGAGtcttaatcatgtaataagctGAGATGTGAAATACCAGGCTGCTGTTCAAAATAAATCATTGTGCAAGTCTCAATATAAATTGGCAGTTCAACCAAAAAAGGTTTGAATCTTCTCCAAGATGTTGGTGAAAGAACCGTGAAATGCATCATCGATTTCCTCCCCACTCACATCTTTGTTTTCTTAACATTGAACAGAGTTGTATTTAGGGGGTTTTCCTTGAGAGTTTAAGTAAAAAAAGCTCTAGAGTTCACCCTGTTGCTGATGGATCAGATTGATTGACCACACCTGAAAAAACAGGTGGCTCTTCTTTCACCTCTAACTTCGCCCCAGCATCATATACAGGAATAGAATTGCTATTCGTAATTTCTGCAGGAGTGCCAATTGTAGTTGCTGCTGAGTCCTTCTGCTCATGATTTTCCGGGTCCGGCAGCTTATCAAATCCAGATGGACGACGTTCCCGCTTCACAGGCCTCTCATTGCTGCGACTCCGGCTACGACCACGACTCCGACTACGGCTGTAACTCCGACTGTAGCTCCGTCGGGGACTTCGGCTTCGGCTCCAGCTTCGACTTCTACTCCGAGAACGGCTACGGCTCACACTTCTGCTATAACCTCCCCAAGTACGAACCTTATCAGGGCTGGGACTGTAACTCCTTCCTCTACTCCTCGGTGTCACATCTCTCCTGTTATTATCAAAACGCCCCCTACCACGGCCACGTCCAAATCCACCATCTCTATTGTTGGACCTATCATTGGACCCATAATCATCCCTGGACCGACCTCCATAGCCACCACTGGGCCCACCAAATCCTCCTCGCTCTCCCCTATTTCCACGACCACCAAAATCACCTCGTCCACCACGTCCAAAATCATCTCTCTCTCTCATACCACGCCCTCCAAAACCATCATTTCTCATGCCACCACCACGAAATCCGCCAAAACCACCACGACCTCCATTGTCATCTCTGTCTCTCATGCCACCGCGACCACCATCTCTCATGCCTCCACCCCGCCCACCGGAATCCCAGCGTCCACCGCCAGAAAAGGCAGGGCCAGGGGCAGCTTCAAACCTATTCATACCATTTCGATCTTTATTGAAAGCAGGACCCCCGCGGAGAGCCATTTCTCTCACTTGTGGAGGGACTTGCTGGTTAGCCCCTTCAAGCACTTTAACCAGATCACCAGCATGCTTCCAATCCTGTTCAGAAAAGAAGGTATAAGCAACTCCTGTTGCCCCTGCCCTACCAGTCCTACCGATTCGGTGTACATAGTCTTCAATGCCAGTaggaaaatcataatttatcaCCACCCTGTAAACAAAGTCCTTAGGAAGGGAAATGAAAATAACTTATATATAGAACATATTGACATGGTAACAGGACAGAAATGTTAGTTGAAAATTCAGGTAAGATTCCACTATTTCCCATCCATTTGCTAAGCTTATCATCGCAGTAAAGAATGTTCCAGAGACAACATGAAGCATATTAAGTCTTTACCTAATGTCCTTTACATCAAGGCCTCTGGCAGCAACATCAGTTGCAATTAAAATTGGTGATTTCCCAGAGCGGAATTGATTCAACACAAAGTCTCTCTCAACCTGAGACTTGTCCCCATGAATTGCAGCAGCAGGGAAGGTACGGCCAATACTACGTGTAAGATCATTACACATCTTCTTTGTAGAACAGAAAACAATAACTTTAGCGCCCCTCTCTTCGGCTCTAAGAATCTGCTCCAAGCGTCTTTGCTTCTCCATGTGGGGTACGATTTCGACATACTGCAGTTTCATATTTAATACAAAATATCTTGAGTTAAGGAAACAAGGTCAACTAAAAATCTCGATAGCAGAGAATACTCTGCATCCATAAAAAATAACCAGAATGTGTAAAAGCAGATCTATAAAACCAGAAACAAGTAATCCACAGCAACTGTCTCTTAATTGAGTTAACTCTTACGTCAGTGTTAACTTAAGAGTTGAGAGTTGAGACTGTAATAACCGTGAAAGCTTCTGATGTTTCCAAGCAGTAACTTTCATTTAATGTTGCCAGTACCAAGCAATCAAGCAGTCCCAATAATCCAAGAAGTACAACTGAAATAATGTCGCGGGTAAATGTAATAGTAGCTTTTAGTACTATGAAAGCAAATGTGCTATCCACAAATGTCTTCATCGAATGTAATTGCACTACCCATTTTTAAGGTGTCAACAAATATGCATGCTAATTCGTAGCCCATCAGACGGGAAGTACGGCATGCAACAGACATTCAGGTTCGAAATTAAGGTTCCCTACAACAAATTGCATTCACTAAGGCACTTATTGAAGCATCATAAACATGTTCCAGCTTGCCCAAAACCATAACTAGTCTCAAAAGAATGTGATGTGAATACCTGTGTGATAGACTTGTTTGCAGCAAGTTCATCAACATTGCCAATGTTCACCTGCACAGGATTGCGTAGTAAATCCCCAGCTATTTTCCTGACTTCTTTTGGCCAAGTTGCTGTGTACATGAGAGTTTGCCTATGAGGAGGCATTTCATTCACAATCTTGCGAATTTGAGGCTCAAAACCCATGTCAAGCATACGGTCTGCCTCATCAAGAACAAGCAGAGAAACTTGACGAAGATCAATATTCCTCGTCTCAAGAATGTCATTGAGACGACCAGGAGTTGCCACAACGACATCAGCTCCATGGCGTAATTCTTCAAGCTGAGGACCTTTTGGAGCTCCTCCATATAAGCACTGAAAGACGAAGATGAACATTTGCATAGAAAAAAAGTTATTCAAACAgctcaaaaaaaaacaataagtaACTAATGGTCAAAGAAAAGGCAAGGCAATAAGCATCAATTCATATTAATATGAAACGCTCACCGTGCAGGAAATCCTGGAAGATCTTCCAAATTTATTGGCCTCGTCTAGAATTTGTGTAGCAAGTTCACGAGTTGGGGCCAAGACTAAGACTGTCGGACCAATCCTCGAATTATTCCGCCGTTGCCTTAGATGCATGAAAGCAGGCATCAAATATCCCAACGTTTTCCCTGAACCGGTCTTAGCAATCGCAACTATATCTTTGTTTTGTAGTGCAATAGGCCATGTTTGTGCTTGAATTGGTGTTGGTGAAGAAAAACCAGCAGATTGTATCTGACACAAGACAATACAGCATGATCAATCAAAGATCCACCAGCCATTGAATGTTCACATATAACACTAAACTAACGGGGAAAGAGAAGGTTAGCTAATATGCGGTTGCTTACTTAAGCAACTCGAAGCAACAATAGGAGGCAATTAAGACTTATAAGGTAGGGCCAACAAGCAAGAAAATCCCAGTCACATGAGGAGTGATGGATGAAGGCTCCAAAGTCCATTTGTGCAGCCTTCAAAGGAATACTTGTTGCATGTAAAGTGTGCGCATAGCAGTGCAGCGTACGACATATGCTCCCCACCGGAGCAAATATCGCACCTGCGACAAGAAACTTTTCAGTTAAATTAGTATAACTAAAAAAGTCGGATATTGGAAGGGGACATACACCATCTCATATTTAAGCTTTAAAATTTAAGCATATTATCACTTGGGCCCAATGTCATCCATACCTCTCTTAGTATTTCTGGGGGAAAACCGGTGGCTTCAAAGGTCATAAATGGGGCAGGAACGTTCTCTCCCTGTTCACACACAAACAAAAGGCAACAAATATCACAAAGACTAGAAGCAACTGTTTCTAAAAGACAAACTTTATAAATTCATTTGCCCACATGTATGCAATCTTATCTCTAACTAGATTGAAAGACTGGAATAGACACTGTTCCTGAAAGAGCAGTTTATATAGTATAACTGGTTGTATTGTGTACGACGGCcaatttttttctcattttgAGGAGACCAACAAACTCACTTTAAACAAATTCTAGTTTCTGACACCTTAATGaagactataagaaaagttAGTTAAACATAACTGAAAATAGTATTTACAAATGTAGGGAACACTGTTGGTGACAATGTAGCCAAAAAGAGGACACAAACAGTAGCACAGACCAACTGTAATTGACTCACTTGAAAATTAGCACACATAAGAGAGATAAGAAGGATGTGAAAAGCCAGGGCTACGACATAGAAGAGGAATAGGGAGTATCGAAATTTGAGGACAATTTTATTCACAGAAAACATTGATAAAGGCAACAAAGTTATTTAATATTTTGGTTTATTTTAAGATATCAAAGAAAGATAAGGCCATATTTTACTCTTAAaactttgagagagaaaaggaaaacTTGCTGGTCATTCAGATTTAGAGGAGAAAGTTTCTCTTTGAGTTTTCAAGTTCCGGAAACAGAAAacatgaccttgatatttacgTGGCTTCATACACAGGCTGCTGTTCCAATTATATAACAAGTGGCggataaaaagtccaattgatATTTGTGTCACATTGACACAGGTATCCCAAGAAGCTACAACTCACCAGGGTAGGACTAGTTGGTGAAAGAAGAACAAGACTTATTAAACTAAGCCACACTCACCAACCCAATCAATGGCTGAAAATGTCACAAACTAAGTATTACATGAAATACAGAACTTATACGCACAAAAACAACATTACTCTATTGCCCCTAAAGAGGTTCCTGACATTGCCAGGTAGGGTATGGTACCAAACTAAGCAGTAAACACACATGGATTATGAAAGGGGTGAGCAACATAAGGATTAATATACATAAAACAAGTTCTTGTATGCCAAAATAGAACCAAAAATTGCGTACCGTGGCAGTAACTTCATGTTGCAGTCGGTAAGCCTCAACTGAAGAAATATTCATAACATCTGAAGAACCAGGCATTACAGGAGATGGCCTCATATAATGTTGGTTAGAGATAGGTAGATCAACATTTGCATGATTATGCATGCTATGCATCCCATGAGCAGCTACTGAATTCAAACCATCATGGGCAGGTGGCGCGTTTTGATGAGGGAAAGCACCCATCCTCGAGTCCTACAAAGACAATGAACATAGATCAGTTTTAAAAAACAAAGTTCAATTATCTGTCAATGGTATGTGTTTGGGTGCCAAAATGAACCTACCTATTTTGGCCTAAAGTAACCACAGCCCACATAAATCTAAGATCATATTTGGACAATAAAGAGCCTCATATGGCCAAAAGTGCCCACCTACACTTTCAAGGCCCAATACTACTACTATAAATACCTTCCTTGGAGGTAAAAAGGAGGGCAGTCAAACCCTCACCAGAGAGGACCCGTCTTCTATATACTCTCTCCCTTAAACACCCTCAAAATATTCAATGTTTATACCCTCAGAatatatatattgtttataCACTAACTTGGACGTCGGGCTCCACCTCGGGGTCAACCCCGAGGGCCAAGAGATCATCTTGCAGGACCGTACATGACCCGAAGTCAAGATACTTTCATATACTCTTATCT
This genomic stretch from Spinacia oleracea cultivar Varoflay chromosome 3, BTI_SOV_V1, whole genome shotgun sequence harbors:
- the LOC110791116 gene encoding DEAD-box ATP-dependent RNA helicase 40; the encoded protein is MANVEAASAAAGPRYAPDDPTLPNPWKGLIDGSSGLTYYWNPETNITQYEKPGSAPPSVPSAVSHVDTASQPTVQQGPHHGQTADASQYQQQYMNQLSQQQGQFQALSGQVAQQQGLYQGPPTGQMAQQQQQQQQQQQQQYAHYGQGLPQRGSQIGQTPVQQGQTTHQQHYGSQMTQQSGQQMLPQQGSQPVQHPVQHSSQQLGSQPMHQGPMVGQSQGHHFMPQQMHYNAYQQPPMLPQGQQNAQPHPQLMPHGPQFSYEQDHRNVIPQQQNDSDFSKVKQAGTSMSQVEPSGRASGHAPTSVNASNHGLQASPLSGQSQPVASSMHMHQPPPNVKLQESRNDIANPPHASTYQNQMGQSMMNSQQRGLSPVGRNMGFDETQQIRSGQGYPFNGNKEAPMMAPHHPNIAALPKARNQQDSRMGAFPHQNAPPAHDGLNSVAAHGMHSMHNHANVDLPISNQHYMRPSPVMPGSSDVMNISSVEAYRLQHEVTATGENVPAPFMTFEATGFPPEILREIQSAGFSSPTPIQAQTWPIALQNKDIVAIAKTGSGKTLGYLMPAFMHLRQRRNNSRIGPTVLVLAPTRELATQILDEANKFGRSSRISCTCLYGGAPKGPQLEELRHGADVVVATPGRLNDILETRNIDLRQVSLLVLDEADRMLDMGFEPQIRKIVNEMPPHRQTLMYTATWPKEVRKIAGDLLRNPVQVNIGNVDELAANKSITQYVEIVPHMEKQRRLEQILRAEERGAKVIVFCSTKKMCNDLTRSIGRTFPAAAIHGDKSQVERDFVLNQFRSGKSPILIATDVAARGLDVKDIRVVINYDFPTGIEDYVHRIGRTGRAGATGVAYTFFSEQDWKHAGDLVKVLEGANQQVPPQVREMALRGGPAFNKDRNGMNRFEAAPGPAFSGGGRWDSGGRGGGMRDGGRGGMRDRDDNGGRGGFGGFRGGGMRNDGFGGRGMRERDDFGRGGRGDFGGRGNRGERGGFGGPSGGYGGRSRDDYGSNDRSNNRDGGFGRGRGRGRFDNNRRDVTPRSRGRSYSPSPDKVRTWGGYSRSVSRSRSRSRSRSWSRSRSPRRSYSRSYSRSRSRGRSRSRSNERPVKRERRPSGFDKLPDPENHEQKDSAATTIGTPAEITNSNSIPVYDAGAKLEVKEEPPVFSGVVNQSDPSATG